The following are from one region of the bacterium genome:
- a CDS encoding LysM domain-containing protein: MNIKIGDIVLDPVPDSLAVQSPQKIAEIELPNMQNVFQDFGSGPKRFSLTGILRSRDGGIDQALRLDDVKRQGEEVIFSIDGDASWKVRIQNFNFDVLRRGNVRYSIELVEVSEPEPFVFMPQPEIYAPDRMAAWVALLKAQAKGFQLQGALASVHNAIWKLEETLSKIKSRVRAIRQLVELPYNELNLLKFELGLCLLQCDVIKQESRKILDAPQRNYSAAEEMLKYVYQYCQLITNEAGVMYTAAQMVPKKEQTYIVQEDDTLQAISIKYYQTANRWTDIAGANDIIDPTTIAAGQQLLIPV; the protein is encoded by the coding sequence ATGAACATTAAGATCGGCGATATCGTTTTGGATCCGGTGCCGGACAGCCTGGCCGTGCAGTCACCGCAGAAAATTGCCGAGATCGAACTCCCCAACATGCAGAACGTGTTTCAGGACTTCGGATCCGGACCCAAGCGATTCTCCTTGACCGGGATCCTGCGCAGCCGTGACGGAGGAATCGACCAGGCGCTCAGGCTGGACGATGTCAAACGTCAGGGCGAGGAAGTAATTTTTTCCATCGATGGCGATGCTTCCTGGAAGGTGCGCATCCAGAATTTCAATTTTGACGTGTTGCGGCGGGGCAACGTGCGCTATAGCATCGAACTCGTCGAAGTCTCGGAGCCGGAGCCTTTCGTATTCATGCCCCAGCCGGAGATCTACGCGCCCGATCGAATGGCGGCCTGGGTGGCGCTCTTGAAGGCGCAGGCAAAGGGCTTTCAACTACAAGGCGCGCTGGCGTCGGTGCATAATGCGATCTGGAAACTTGAAGAGACCTTGAGCAAGATCAAAAGCCGGGTACGCGCGATCCGGCAGCTCGTGGAATTGCCATATAATGAACTCAACCTGCTCAAATTCGAGCTGGGCTTGTGTCTGCTGCAATGCGATGTGATCAAGCAGGAATCCAGGAAAATCCTGGACGCGCCGCAACGCAATTATTCAGCCGCCGAGGAGATGTTGAAGTACGTCTACCAGTACTGCCAGCTGATCACCAACGAGGCCGGCGTGATGTACACGGCGGCGCAGATGGTACCGAAAAAAGAACAGACCTATATCGTCCAGGAAGACGATACGCTACAAGCGATATCCATAAAATATTATCAAACCGCGAACCGCTGGACCGACATCGCGGGCGCCAATGACATCATCGATCCGACGACGATCGCAGCCGGGCAGCAGCTACTGATACCGGTGTAA
- a CDS encoding phage baseplate assembly protein V — translation MIREIKAEIEKALAKLQFYAIAQVTKTDLPSYRVKAKILTTGMSTNWLRICTPYSGPGFGFVLAPNIGDEVLVCFPDGNPSGHGFVVGRLFGKDAPPVATEDEIVLTHKSGTIVVIKKDGKVEIKADKIQLGKTGSHKAAWGDAHLQAHLNHVHPTPNGPSGKPVVIILDSQVNSQQVTLD, via the coding sequence ATGATCAGAGAGATCAAAGCGGAAATCGAAAAGGCGCTGGCTAAACTGCAATTTTATGCGATCGCGCAAGTTACGAAGACGGATCTGCCGTCATACCGGGTCAAAGCTAAAATCCTGACTACCGGCATGTCCACCAACTGGCTGAGAATCTGCACTCCTTATTCGGGACCCGGATTCGGGTTCGTGCTGGCGCCGAACATCGGGGACGAGGTGTTGGTTTGTTTCCCGGACGGGAATCCGTCGGGCCATGGGTTTGTGGTCGGCCGCCTTTTCGGCAAAGACGCACCGCCGGTGGCGACCGAGGATGAGATCGTATTGACACACAAGAGCGGCACGATCGTCGTGATCAAAAAGGACGGCAAGGTGGAAATCAAAGCGGATAAAATCCAGCTGGGCAAAACTGGCAGTCATAAAGCAGCATGGGGCGATGCACACCTGCAGGCTCATTTAAATCACGTTCATCCGACACCGAACGGGCCTTCAGGTAAACCGGTGGTGATTATCCTGGATAGCCAGGTAAATTCGCAGCAGGTCACGCTGGATTAA